In Moorena sp. SIOASIH, the following proteins share a genomic window:
- a CDS encoding pentapeptide repeat-containing protein gives MDTNELLERYSAGERDFSGVDLQQINLSEVNLTGVIFRRVNLADANLSLAVLQEVNLNQANLTGAKLWRTNLKKTSLVQANLSQAFMIRANLTRVNLRQAILTRADLRLTVLQDTDLRGANLTRADLRYADLRGANLTGACLHQADLTRSNLCDADLSQATLSGAILSQVDLRRVTLCDVDLGQAELSGATVPDQLTSEYSKFQKLTANN, from the coding sequence ATGGATACTAATGAGCTTCTAGAGCGTTATTCAGCAGGTGAGAGGGATTTCAGTGGAGTAGATCTCCAGCAAATCAACCTGAGTGAAGTCAATCTGACTGGAGTAATTTTCAGACGAGTCAACCTAGCTGATGCCAACCTGAGTCTCGCAGTTTTACAGGAAGTCAACCTTAATCAGGCGAATCTGACTGGAGCGAAACTGTGGCGAACCAATTTGAAAAAAACCTCTCTGGTGCAGGCTAACTTGAGTCAGGCATTTATGATTCGGGCGAATCTCACTAGAGTAAACCTGCGCCAAGCCATTCTAACCCGAGCCGATTTAAGATTAACCGTTCTTCAGGATACCGATTTGCGAGGAGCCAATTTAACCAGGGCAGACCTGCGCTACGCTGACTTAAGAGGGGCTAACTTGACTGGTGCTTGTCTGCACCAGGCAGACTTGACTAGGTCAAATCTCTGTGATGCTGACCTTTCTCAAGCAACCTTGAGTGGAGCAATTTTGAGTCAGGTAGACTTGAGACGGGTTACTCTGTGTGATGTAGATTTGGGTCAGGCTGAGCTTTCTGGGGCAACGGTACCAGATCAACTCACTAGTGAATATTCAAAATTCCAAAAGCTAACAGCTAACAACTAA